From Thunnus albacares chromosome 22, fThuAlb1.1, whole genome shotgun sequence, the proteins below share one genomic window:
- the serpine1 gene encoding plasminogen activator inhibitor 1, with protein sequence MLCVYIFLLLTLSRVGLGSLQDKQTDFGLKVFSQLAQGSVDQNVAFSPYGVASVLAMAQLGAAGSTRKALNTAMGFSLQERGMSRQQRLLQRDLSSEEGVEIASGVMVERKMSLEKGYRRALSKAFQTHPHQVDFTKPDQAVGIINSWVSDHTAGAIPEFLASGSLTDETRLVLLNALHFQGLWKVPFDPKLTQERMFHCANGSTVPVHMMRLTHRFNYGEFVTADGVDYDVIEVPYEGDSLSMLLVSPFEPEVPLSVLSADLSNQRIQQWRTELRNVKRQLAMPRFTLNSEVNLKTALLNMGLGDMFNLATADFTRITTDERLCVSKVLQRVKIEVNEQGTKGAAATAAVMFSRMAVEEITLDRPFLFLIQHKHTGAVLFMGQFNNPL encoded by the exons ATGCTTTGCGTGTATATTTTCCTGTTGCTAACCCTGAGCAGAGTGGGGCTGGGCTCCCTACAGGATAAACAGACTGACTTTGGCCTGAAGGTCTTCTCCCAGCTAGCCCAGGGCTCCGTGGACCAGAACGTAGCCTTCTCCCCGTATGGGGTGGCCTCCGTCCTGGCCATGGCCCAGCTGGGTGCTGCTGGAAGCACCCGTAAGGCCTTAAATACTGCAATGGGCTTTTCACTGCAAG AGAGAGGGATGTCTAGGCAGCAGCGTCTCCTGCAGCGGGACCTTTCCAGTGAAGAGGGTGTGGAGATAGCCAGCGGGGTGATGGTGGAGAGGAAGATGAGCTTGGAGAAGGGATACCGCCGGGCTCTGTCCAAGGCCTTCCAGACCCACCCTCACCAGGTGGACTTCACCAAGCCAGACCAAGCTGTCGGCATCATCAACTCATGGGTCTCAGACCACACTGCAG GTGCCATCCCTGAGTTCTTGGCATCTGGATCTCTGACTGATGAGACTCGCCTGGTTCTCCTTAATGCCCTTCACTTCCAGGGCCTGTGGAAGGTTCCCTTTGACCCCAAACTGACACAGGAGAGGATGTTCCACTGTGCCAATGGCAGCACCGTGCCTGTGCACATGATGAGACTTACCCACCGCTTCAACTACG GTGAGTTTGTGACTGCTGATGGTGTGGACTATGATGTAATCGAGGTGCCATATGAGGGCGACTCACTGAGCATGCTGCTGGTGTCACCCTTTGAGCCTGAGGTGCCATTGAGCGTACTCAGTGCAGATCTGAGCAACCAGAGGATTCAGCAGTGGCGAACAGAGCTGAGGAACGTCAAAAGACAGCTGGCCATGCCCAG gTTTACTCTGAACTCTGAGGTGAATTTGAAGACTGCTCTCCTTAACATGGGTCTGGGAGACATGTTCAACCTGGCTACAGCTGACTTCACACGCATCACCA CTGATGAGAGACTGTGTGTTTCAAAGGTCCTGCAGAGGGTGAAGATCGAAGTGAATGAGCAAGGAACCAAAGGAGCAGCTGCAACAG ctgctgtgatgttttctcGTATGGCAGTGGAGGAGATCACTCTGGACCGACcgttcctcttcctcatccagcacaaacacacag GTGCTGTTCTGTTCATGGGTCAGTTCAATAACCCACTCTAA